A stretch of Brassica rapa cultivar Chiifu-401-42 chromosome A08, CAAS_Brap_v3.01, whole genome shotgun sequence DNA encodes these proteins:
- the LOC103832937 gene encoding uncharacterized protein LOC103832937 yields MVTMKLEICIELVKLTVDFVAAVAESIEVAFRNRPPPPIPHLAVRNGRRSNHSAIPIPLVGFL; encoded by the coding sequence ATGGTGACTATGAAACTTGAGATTTGCATCGAGTTGGTGAAACTAACCGTAGATTTCGTCGCTGCCGTGGCAGAATCAATCGAAGTAGCTTTCCGTAACCGTCCTCCGCCGCCTATTCCACATTTAGCGGTGAGGAACGGCCGTCGGAGTAATCACTCCGCCATCCCCATTCCTCTAGTGGGATTTCTGTAA